Sequence from the Nocardia cyriacigeorgica GUH-2 genome:
CCCCGGTACCGGCCGGCGCGGGCGACAGGTCGAAGCGCGCCACCACATCGATCAACGCGCTGTCCGGTTCCCGCGGCGCGGCCCGCAAGACCGCCACCACCAGCGACCGCACCGGAACGAATCCGAGTATCGCCGGAACGCCGGCCAGGAACTCCCCCGGTTCGGCGAGCCGGATCTCCCCCATCCGCATATCGACCGCATCGCCGTCGGCCGCTGCGAGGTCCTCGGCACCGCCGACCTCATCGCCGCGCCGTCGGCCCGCCTCAGCACGACCTCCAGCAGTCCCGTCGTCCCCATCGTCACCGTCGGCACAGCTCAGAATCCCTCGAAGCTTGTCGACATCCGGTGTGTCCACCGAGGCCAGCCACGGCGGCCACGGCCCGTCCAGCCCATCGACGTCGGCCTCGCCCGGCTCCAGCGCGCCCGGTGGGCAATGGTCGTTCGGCGTGCCGGCATCGCAGTCATGCCGCATCGTGCGGTCACTGGACGAGATATTCGGCGCGGGCGGCCGCCGGAGTACCGATCCGAGCCCACCAGGGCCGGCCCCGCTCCCAGAAGCCTTATCCGGTCCGCGATCGCCGAGCCACGGTCCACTCCAGGGAAGCCACGCCGGATTCCCCGGCTCAGCCTCCTTCCCGCACGCCCGGGTCGCTCCGCCGGACCCAGGCCCGCCCCCTTCGTCTCCGGAGGTGCTGCGATGGCACGGCCCGCAGGCTCCGGAACGGCCTGCCCGAAACGGCGCGCCGCGTAGTCCGCCGGCGCGGGAGCGCACGCACGCGGCCTCGGAATCGTCGAGTGGTGCCGTGGAGTGTGCGGGGCCGGCCTGATCACGCCCCGTGGGTTCGGTGGGTGTCGCGGGAGTCGTCATGGGTGCAGCCTGCCTCAGCGCCGGTGTGACGCCACGAACGCGACCTGGGCTTTTCACCCGGCCTGTGGATAACTTCCCCCTGTGGACAACTCCACGTTTCAGCTGGTGGCGACCTTGTTCACGGCGGTGTCGAACAGCTGCTCGAGTGCCTGCGTATCCGGCTCGGCGTCGGTGAACGACATGTAGGTCACCGTGATCCGCACATCCCCGATCTGCCCGATCAGCGTGCTCATCGACTGCGTGAGCCCCGGCCCTCCGACATCGGGATCGACCGTGCGCCGCAGCGCCATGGCATCGTCGGCCTCGACCTGGGGCGCCTGGCCGATCTCGGTGGTCACCGTGCTCGACGCACCGGCGCGGGATACCCGGATCTCCGCGCAGCGCTGCACCTGGTTGCGCAGCCGCAGCAGCGGGTCATCGGTGCGGGTCAGCTCCACTGTGAGGGTGGCACGCGCCGCGTCATCGGTGCCCACCGCGACGGCGAGGCGGTCGGCGCCGGGCCGCGCTTCGGGTGGGGTGCATTCGGCGGGCTGAACAGTGGCTCCGGCGCCGACGCCGTCGAGGTCGCCCGCGGCCTGTCCAGCGGCCTCCGGCGGCAGGACCACGGCCGGGTAACCATCCGGGAAGTCCTCGGGCGCGGGTAGCAGTGTGGTCAGCGATGTTTCGAGCTGCCGGGTGACCGCGGTCGGCTCGGCCGGCACCGCCTGCCCGCTCATCTCGGATCCGCAACCGGCGCCCAGCAGCGCGGCCAACGCCAGCGCGCCGCCTGCCGCCGCGCGGCTCAGCGACGGTCTGTGCGTCGAATCCGGCACGCCCACAGCCCCACTCTGCCAAACTCCCGGTGCGGCCCGCCCACGCCACGCCGACCGCCATCCCAGCGCCTGCGGGATGCGGGAATTGTCGCGCCGCCGACGCTGTTGCTCCCAGCGAAGGGTCGATGTCCGCCCGGGCGCGCAGTAGTACATCGCCCATGGGGGACAATGGACTGTGGTACACCACGCGACGCGGCGACCGGTGCGAGATACTGGCCCGTCGGCGTCGGCAGGTCGGGTGCGCCGCGCAGGAAGGAGTACGCGATGGACTACGAGTCGCGAATGTACGAACTGGAGTTCCCCGCTCCGCAGCTGTCGTCCGACGACGGTTCGGGTCCGGTCCTGGTGCACGGACTCGAGGGTTTCACCGATGCCGGTCACGCGGTGCGGCTGGCCACCACGCACCTGCGCGAAAGCCTGGAAAGCGAACTGGTCGCCTCGTTCGACGTCGACGAGCTGCTGGACTACCGCTCGCGGCGCCCGCTGATGACGTTCAAATCCGATCACTTCGCCGACTACGCCGAACCCGAGCTGAACCTGTGGGCGCTGCGCGACACCGCAGGCACCCCGTTCCTGCTGCTGTCGGGCCTGGAGCCGGATCTGCGCTGGGAGAAGTTCACCACCGCCGTGCGCCTGCTGGCCGAACAGCTGGGCGTGCGCCGCAGTATCGGCCTGAGCGCCATCCCGATGGCCATCCCGCACACCCGCCCGCTCGGTATCACCGCGCATTCGTCCAATCGCGATCTGATCGAGGACAACCAGCGCTGGCCGGGTGAGCTCCAGGTGCCGGGCAGCGCGTCCTCGCTGCTGGAGTACCGGATGGCCCAGCACGGGCACGAATCGCTCGGCTTCTCGGTGCATGTGCCGCACTACCTGGCCCAGACCGCCTATCCGGAGGCCGCCCAGACGCTGCTCGAGCACGTGTGTGAGAACGCCGGGCTCGATATCCCGCTGGCCGCCCTCGGTGAGGCCGCCGCGCGGGTGCGCGAGCAGGTCAACGAGCACATCGCGGGCAATTCCGAGGTCGAGACGGTCGTGCACGCCCTCGAGCGCCAGTACGACACCTTCGTCTCCGCGCAGGAACGCCAGTCGAGCCTGCTGGTCGGCGACGGCGAACTGCCCAGCGGTGACGAGCTCGGCGCCGAGTTCGAGCGCTTCCTCGCCGAACAGGGCGGATACAACGACAACGGCTTCGGCACCGGCGACGACGACGCGCGCTGACCGGGATCGGTCCGGCCCGCGGCGGCCCGTAGGGTTGTCGGAGTGGATCTGACCGAACTGCTCGAGATACCGGGAACCGACGCCGACGCGCTGTACGAGTCGTTCGGGACGTGGGCGGCCGAGCAGGGCACGCCGCTGTATCCCGCGCAGGACGAGGCGCTGCTGGAGCTGGCCTCGGAGTCCAACGTCATCCTCGCCACCCCAACCGGTTCCGGAAAATCGCTGGTCGCGGTGGGTGCGCACTTGTACGCCCTGACGCGGGGACAGCGCACCTACTACACCGCGCCGATCAAGGCGCTGGTGAGCGAGAAGTTCTTCGCGTTGTGCGAGGTATTCGGCGCCGAGCGGGTCGGCATGGTCACCGGCGACGCCGCGGTCAATCCCGAGGCGCCCATCATCTGCGCCACCGCCGAGATCCTGGCGAATCTGGCGCTGCGCGAGGGCGCGGACGCCGATATCGGCCAGGTGGTGATGGACGAGTTCCATTTCTACGCCGACCCCGATCGTGGCTGGGCCTGGCAGGTCCCGCTGCTGGAACTGCCGAAGGCGCAATTCCTGCTCATGTCGGCGACGCTCGGCGAGGTCGATTTCTTCGCCACCGACCTGCGCAGGCGCACCGGCCGCTCCACCGCCGTCGTCGCCGGAACCGAGCGCCCGGTGCCATTGACGTTCTCCTACGCGCGCACCCCGATCACCGAGACGCTCGAGGAACTGGTCACCACCCATCAGGCGCCGGTCTATGTCGTGCACTTCACCCAGGCCGCCGCCCTCGAGCGCGCACAAGCCTTGACCAGTGTGAATTTCGCCAGCCGCGCCGAGAAGGACGCCATTGCCGAGGCGCTGGGCAGCTTCCGGTTCTCCGCCGGTTTCGGCAAGACGCTGTCGCGGCTGATCCGCCACGGCATCGGCGTGCATCACGCCGGCATGCTGCCGAAATACCGCAGGCTGGTGGAGAAGCTGGCCCAGGACGGGCTGCTGAAGGTGGTCTGCGGCACCGACACCCTCGGCGTCGGCATCAACGTCCCGATCCGCACGGTGCTGCTGACCGGGCTGACCAAATACGACGGTGTGCGCACCCGCAGGCTCAAGGCCCGCGAATTCCACCAGATCGCCGGGCGGGCCGGGCGCGCCGGATACGACACCATGGGCACGGTGGTGGTCCAGGCACCCGACCACGAGGTGGAGAACACGCGCATGCTGGCCAAGGCCGGCGACGATCCGAAGAAGCTGCGCAAGGTGCAGCGGCGTAAACCACCGGAAGGTTTCGTGTCCTGGAGCGAGGAGACCTTCGACCGGTTGGTGGCCGCGCCGCCGGAACCGATGGTGTCGCGGTTCGCGGTGACCAATTCGATGCTGCTCAACGTGATCGCCCGGCCCGGCAACTGTTTCGACGCCATGCGCCATCTGCTCGAAGACAATCACGAACCGCGTCCGGCCCAGCGCAAGCACATCCTGCGGGCCATCCGGTTGTATCGGGCGCTGCGCGATGCCGGTGTGGTGCAACAGCTTTCCGAACCCGATGCGCAGGGTCGCCGGGCCCGGCTGACGGTGGATCTGCAACGCGATTTCGCCCTCGATCAGCCGCTGTCGCCGTTCGCGCTGGCCGCGTTCGAATTGCTCGATGAGAAATCTCCCACCTACACCCTCGATGTGATCTCGCTCATCGAGTCGACGCTCGAGGATCCGCGTCAGCTGCTGATGGCCCAGCAGCACAAGGCCAGGGGCGAGGCCGTCGCGGAGATGAAGGCCGACGGCATCGACTACGACGAGCGCATGGAACTGCTCGAAGAGGTCAGCTGGCCCAAACCGCTGGCCGAGCTGATCGAGCCCGCCTTCGAGACCTACCGGGCCGGCCACCCGTGGGTGTCGGAATTCGCGCCGTCACCGAAATCGGTGGTGCGCGAGATGGTCGAGCGGTCGATGACCTTCGCCGAGCTGATCTCCCATTACGAGCTGGCCCGCTCCGAAGGCGTGGTGCTGCGCTATCTGGCCGACGCCTATCGCGCATTGCGGCGCACCGTGCCCGAATCCGCGCGCACCGAGGAACTCGACGACATCACCGAATGGCTCGGCGAGCTGGTCCGGCAGGTGGATTCGAGCCTGCTCGACGAATGGGAGCAGCTCACCAGCCCCGGCGCCGAGACCGACGCTGAGCAGCTGGCCTTCGGCGCGGAGACGGTCCGGCCGATCTCGGCCAACGAGCGCGCCTTCCGAGTCCTGGTGCGCAACGCCATGTTCCGCCGGGTGGAGTTGGCGGCGCTGCGGAACTGGCAGGCCCTCGAGGACCTCGGCACCGGGCCGGACTGGGAAGCCGAACTCGCGCCCTATTTCGCCGAGTACGACGCCATCGGCACCGGACCGGACGCGCGCGGACCGCAGATGTTGCGGATCGAGACCCGCCCGGGCTTCTGGCAGGTCCGCCAAACCCTCGACGACCCGGTCGGCGACCACGGCTGGGCGATCGTCGGTGTGGTCGATCTGGCCGAGTCCGATGCCGCCGGTGAGGTGGTATTCGACGAGGTCACGGTGACCGCGGGATGAACGGCCACCGACCATCGGAACTCCGGGTTTGACGGATTCGTTTCTGGGTACCGGCCGCTGATACTGTTCTGCTCCGCTGCTCGACCGAAAGATCCACCGATGCCCGAATCCCCGTACCTGCTCGTCGACCCCGAGCGCGTGCGCGCGAACTACCGCGCCCTCGATTCCGCCCTGCTCCGGGCCGGTCGACGGGCCCGGATCCGTTTCGCCGTCAAAGCCTGCCCGGTGCCGCAGGTCGTGCGGATTCTCGACGCAGAAGGCGCGCAGTTCGATGTCGCCAGCATCGGCGAGATCCAGATGTGCCTGGACCTCGGCGTCGACCCGAGACGCCTCTACTACGGCAATCCGATCAAGAAGGCCGCCGACATCGCCCGCGCGTATGCGCTCGGAGTGCGTGGTTACGCCTTCGACACCGAGGACGACCTGCTGCGCATCGCCGAGCACGCTCCCGGCTGCGAGGTCGAATGCCGGTTCCTGGCCGCCGCACCGCCATCACAGACACCGTTCGGCACCAAGTTCGGCTGCGCGCCGGTCGAGGCGCTGCGGCTGCTGGTGCGCGCCCGCGATCTCGGCTTGACGGTAGCGGGACCGTACTTTCATGTGGGCTCCCAGCAGCTCGATCCGGGGGCCTGGCGGATCGGCCTCGGGCAGGCGGCGCAGATCGTGAACGCGCTGTCCGACAAAGAGATCGCGGTGTCGTCGGTGAACATCGGCGGTGGCCTGCCGGTCTCCTATGCCGACCCGGCGCCCGACCTGGACGAGATCGCCGCCGTCACCGTCGATGCGGCGCGCAGCCTGTTGCCCGAGACCGCCGAGTTGGTGGTGGAACCGGGCCGTGCGCTGGTGGCCACGGCCGGTGTGGTGCACGCCGAGGTGGTCGGGGTACGGATCGCCCCCGACGGGCGGCGCTGGGTGTATCTGGACATCGGCCGCTACAACGGCATGGCCGAAACCGAAAACGAGTACATCGCTTACCGTTTCGTCACCGATCGCGATGGCGACCCGGTGGACGAGGCCGTGGTCGCGGGCCCGACCTGCGACGGCGACGATGTACTGTATCAACGCACGCGGGTCCTTCTGCCGACCACGTTGCGAGCCGGTGATCGCGTTCGAATTCTCGATACCGGCGCCTATACCGCGAGTTATTCGTCGGTGTCCTTCAATGGTTTTCCGCCCTTGACCGTGCATGTCCTGGGCGCTGAGGGAGAGTGAGTGTGTCCATGACGGCGGAGTTCACCGGTTGGCATGTGCTGGCCGAGTTCGGTGGGGTCGATCCGGAGCTGTGCAACGACCTGGAACGGCTCGACGCGGCGTTGCGCCGGTCGCTGACCGGCGCCGGGGTCACCATCTGCGATGTGGTGCGCAAACAGTTCACCCCGCAGGGCGTGACCGTGCTGGCGCTGCTGTCGGAATCGCACGCCTCGATTCACACCTACCCCGAATCCGGTGACATCTTCGTCGACGTGTTCACCTGCGGCAGTATCGGCGACGGTGCCGAGAAGGCCGTGGAGCTGCTGCGGGAGGCGTTGTCGCCCAAGGAAGTCCGGATGTCGACGGTGCGCCGCGGCCGGGCCGGACAGCGGGTCGAAGAACCCATGGGTCCGGGCCTGACCCGCATCTGGGATCTGTCGGATGTGCTGGTGGACACCAGGACCGAGTTCCAGCATCTGCTCATCGCCCGCACCGAACAGGGCATCAGCCTGTTCTCCGACAACGACCGCCAGTCCACCGAGTACTCCCAGCTCACCTACCACGAGGCGATGATGGTGCCGGCCTTCGTGCTGGCCGAGAAGCTCGACAATGTGCTCATCATCGGCTCGGGTGAGGGCGTGGCCAGCCAGATGTCGGTAGCCGCGGGCGCCACCCGGGTCGACCACGTCGACATCGACCGGGAGGCCGTGCAGTTGTGCGCGGAACATCTGCCCTACGGCTACACCGCCGGTGAATTGGCCGCCGCGGTCGAGGGTTCGGGGCCGGTGCGGGTGCACTTCGCCGATGGCTGGGACTTCCTGGCGAACGCGGCGGCCGAGGGCGTGCGCTACGACGTCATCGTGATCGACCTGCCCGACGAGCGCGTCGAGGACGCCCAGCACAACCGGCTCTACGAGGCGGAGTTCCTCCAGCGATGTCGCGCCCTGCTGGCCCCCGGCGGGGTGCTCAGCGCCCAGGCCGGCTGCGCGACGATGTGGCGCAACGACACCCTCAAACGCTCCTGGCAGCGCTTCCATGACAACTTCGGCACCGTCGTGCACTACGGCAGCGACGAGCACGAATGGTCGTTCCTGTTCGGCCTGGTCGACCAGATCGACGACCCCGTCCCCGGCATGACCGACCGGCTCACCACCCTGCCCTACCGGCCGGCCACCATCGACGCGCGCGCCCTGGTGCGCGGCGCGATCGAGCCCTACGCACTCCGCCAGACGGACTGACGCAACCGGCACCGGCCCTCCTGGAAGCGGCTTTTCTCGCCTCCGGGAGGGCCGTTCGTCGTCACGCCGGGCGCTGCGTGCGAATGATC
This genomic interval carries:
- a CDS encoding DUF5642 family protein, whose amino-acid sequence is MGVPDSTHRPSLSRAAAGGALALAALLGAGCGSEMSGQAVPAEPTAVTRQLETSLTTLLPAPEDFPDGYPAVVLPPEAAGQAAGDLDGVGAGATVQPAECTPPEARPGADRLAVAVGTDDAARATLTVELTRTDDPLLRLRNQVQRCAEIRVSRAGASSTVTTEIGQAPQVEADDAMALRRTVDPDVGGPGLTQSMSTLIGQIGDVRITVTYMSFTDAEPDTQALEQLFDTAVNKVATS
- a CDS encoding PAC2 family protein, whose product is MDYESRMYELEFPAPQLSSDDGSGPVLVHGLEGFTDAGHAVRLATTHLRESLESELVASFDVDELLDYRSRRPLMTFKSDHFADYAEPELNLWALRDTAGTPFLLLSGLEPDLRWEKFTTAVRLLAEQLGVRRSIGLSAIPMAIPHTRPLGITAHSSNRDLIEDNQRWPGELQVPGSASSLLEYRMAQHGHESLGFSVHVPHYLAQTAYPEAAQTLLEHVCENAGLDIPLAALGEAAARVREQVNEHIAGNSEVETVVHALERQYDTFVSAQERQSSLLVGDGELPSGDELGAEFERFLAEQGGYNDNGFGTGDDDAR
- a CDS encoding DEAD/DEAH box helicase, which gives rise to MDLTELLEIPGTDADALYESFGTWAAEQGTPLYPAQDEALLELASESNVILATPTGSGKSLVAVGAHLYALTRGQRTYYTAPIKALVSEKFFALCEVFGAERVGMVTGDAAVNPEAPIICATAEILANLALREGADADIGQVVMDEFHFYADPDRGWAWQVPLLELPKAQFLLMSATLGEVDFFATDLRRRTGRSTAVVAGTERPVPLTFSYARTPITETLEELVTTHQAPVYVVHFTQAAALERAQALTSVNFASRAEKDAIAEALGSFRFSAGFGKTLSRLIRHGIGVHHAGMLPKYRRLVEKLAQDGLLKVVCGTDTLGVGINVPIRTVLLTGLTKYDGVRTRRLKAREFHQIAGRAGRAGYDTMGTVVVQAPDHEVENTRMLAKAGDDPKKLRKVQRRKPPEGFVSWSEETFDRLVAAPPEPMVSRFAVTNSMLLNVIARPGNCFDAMRHLLEDNHEPRPAQRKHILRAIRLYRALRDAGVVQQLSEPDAQGRRARLTVDLQRDFALDQPLSPFALAAFELLDEKSPTYTLDVISLIESTLEDPRQLLMAQQHKARGEAVAEMKADGIDYDERMELLEEVSWPKPLAELIEPAFETYRAGHPWVSEFAPSPKSVVREMVERSMTFAELISHYELARSEGVVLRYLADAYRALRRTVPESARTEELDDITEWLGELVRQVDSSLLDEWEQLTSPGAETDAEQLAFGAETVRPISANERAFRVLVRNAMFRRVELAALRNWQALEDLGTGPDWEAELAPYFAEYDAIGTGPDARGPQMLRIETRPGFWQVRQTLDDPVGDHGWAIVGVVDLAESDAAGEVVFDEVTVTAG
- a CDS encoding type III PLP-dependent enzyme, with amino-acid sequence MPESPYLLVDPERVRANYRALDSALLRAGRRARIRFAVKACPVPQVVRILDAEGAQFDVASIGEIQMCLDLGVDPRRLYYGNPIKKAADIARAYALGVRGYAFDTEDDLLRIAEHAPGCEVECRFLAAAPPSQTPFGTKFGCAPVEALRLLVRARDLGLTVAGPYFHVGSQQLDPGAWRIGLGQAAQIVNALSDKEIAVSSVNIGGGLPVSYADPAPDLDEIAAVTVDAARSLLPETAELVVEPGRALVATAGVVHAEVVGVRIAPDGRRWVYLDIGRYNGMAETENEYIAYRFVTDRDGDPVDEAVVAGPTCDGDDVLYQRTRVLLPTTLRAGDRVRILDTGAYTASYSSVSFNGFPPLTVHVLGAEGE
- the speD gene encoding adenosylmethionine decarboxylase, with protein sequence MTAEFTGWHVLAEFGGVDPELCNDLERLDAALRRSLTGAGVTICDVVRKQFTPQGVTVLALLSESHASIHTYPESGDIFVDVFTCGSIGDGAEKAVELLREALSPKEVRMSTVRRGRAGQRVEEPMGPGLTRIWDLSDVLVDTRTEFQHLLIARTEQGISLFSDNDRQSTEYSQLTYHEAMMVPAFVLAEKLDNVLIIGSGEGVASQMSVAAGATRVDHVDIDREAVQLCAEHLPYGYTAGELAAAVEGSGPVRVHFADGWDFLANAAAEGVRYDVIVIDLPDERVEDAQHNRLYEAEFLQRCRALLAPGGVLSAQAGCATMWRNDTLKRSWQRFHDNFGTVVHYGSDEHEWSFLFGLVDQIDDPVPGMTDRLTTLPYRPATIDARALVRGAIEPYALRQTD